One genomic region from Pseudoduganella dura encodes:
- a CDS encoding HAF repeat-containing protein, whose protein sequence is MKSLAAVALTVMLHCHAGAEPLRIERSVATDANTAGDVVGETRYSDGTRRAVLSRDGVVSELGTLGGGESYATAINEQGTIIGASLTAANEWHAFVYRVGHGMRDLGTLGGRGSHAVALGRKGHVAGYADTADGSYQAFVWHDGRMTGLGTLGGKNSYATAVNALGHVAGAAHNAEGYRRAFLYRPETGIVQLPTLGGRASVATAVNDHGVVVGAAETADRRWHAFLYDGTRMVDLGAKISRGDTFATGISRDGKIVGTIRVNEYKSYSFVHDKGATRILPNLRADGIVAKITDDGQFVGASSLGRKFQASAIRSGEPSAAMTEREKFDLFMYTLLALSFTAWALWHVGPDVRTWWRHRQQTRRPAVAGQPGL, encoded by the coding sequence ATGAAAAGCCTTGCCGCCGTTGCGCTCACCGTGATGCTGCACTGCCATGCCGGCGCCGAACCCCTGCGCATCGAACGAAGCGTGGCCACGGATGCCAACACGGCCGGCGACGTGGTCGGTGAAACCCGGTACAGCGACGGCACGCGCCGCGCCGTGCTGTCGCGCGACGGTGTCGTGTCCGAGCTCGGCACCCTCGGCGGCGGCGAGAGCTACGCCACGGCGATCAACGAGCAGGGCACGATCATCGGCGCCTCGCTGACGGCGGCAAACGAGTGGCATGCGTTCGTCTACCGCGTGGGCCACGGCATGCGCGACCTGGGCACGCTGGGCGGCCGCGGCAGCCACGCGGTGGCGCTGGGCCGCAAGGGCCACGTGGCGGGCTACGCGGATACCGCGGATGGCTCGTACCAGGCATTCGTCTGGCACGACGGCCGCATGACCGGTCTCGGCACGCTCGGCGGCAAGAACAGTTACGCCACCGCGGTCAACGCGCTGGGCCACGTGGCTGGCGCCGCGCACAATGCCGAAGGCTACCGGCGCGCCTTCCTGTACCGGCCGGAGACCGGCATCGTCCAGTTACCCACGCTGGGCGGCCGCGCCAGCGTGGCCACGGCGGTCAACGACCATGGCGTCGTGGTCGGCGCCGCGGAAACGGCGGACCGGCGCTGGCACGCCTTCCTGTACGACGGCACGCGGATGGTCGACCTCGGCGCGAAAATCTCCCGCGGCGACACGTTCGCCACCGGCATCAGCCGCGACGGCAAGATCGTCGGCACGATCCGCGTCAACGAATACAAGTCCTACAGTTTCGTGCATGACAAGGGCGCCACGCGCATCCTGCCCAACCTGCGTGCCGACGGCATCGTGGCGAAGATCACCGACGACGGGCAGTTCGTCGGCGCATCGAGCCTCGGCCGCAAGTTCCAGGCCAGCGCCATCCGCAGCGGCGAGCCGTCCGCAGCGATGACGGAGCGGGAGAAATTCGACCTCTTCATGTACACGCTGCTCGCGCTCTCGTTCACGGCATGGGCGCTGTGGCACGTGGGGCCGGACGTGCGCACGTGGTGGCGGCATCGGCAGCAAACGCGTCGCCCCGCCGTTGCGGGGCAACCCGGCCTGTAG
- a CDS encoding gluconokinase: MTQTIAPPTPSASTARWVVMGVCGCGKSTVGNALARRFGVAFIEGDQFHPAANVEKMSAGVPLDDDDRAGWLQALADQIRQARERNAGLVVSCSALKRRYRDLLRQADPGLRFAHLHGPRELIAARLGGRADHYMPPALLDSQLRDLEPLQRDEGGLALDIALPPGELVERIAGQG, encoded by the coding sequence ATGACACAAACGATCGCCCCGCCAACGCCTTCCGCCAGCACGGCCCGCTGGGTCGTCATGGGTGTCTGCGGTTGCGGCAAGAGCACTGTCGGCAATGCCCTGGCGCGGCGCTTTGGCGTGGCCTTCATCGAAGGAGACCAGTTCCACCCGGCGGCGAACGTTGAAAAAATGTCGGCCGGCGTGCCGCTGGACGACGACGACCGCGCCGGCTGGCTGCAGGCGCTGGCGGACCAGATCCGGCAGGCGCGCGAAAGGAACGCGGGCCTGGTGGTGTCGTGCTCCGCGCTGAAGCGCCGCTACCGCGACCTGCTACGGCAGGCCGATCCCGGACTGCGGTTCGCGCACCTGCACGGCCCGCGCGAACTGATCGCCGCGCGGCTCGGCGGGCGCGCCGACCATTACATGCCGCCGGCGCTGCTGGACAGCCAGCTGCGCGACCTCGAACCGCTGCAGCGCGATGAAGGCGGCCTTGCCCTCGACATCGCCCTGCCGCCCGGGGAGCTTGTGGAACGCATCGCCGGACAGGGCTGA